The DNA sequence ggttatccctattgcttgtacactttttctaccacatcttttccttccctcgcctctctattaatgtgcttggacacagagctctgtgaacagccagcctctttagcaatgaccttttgtgtcttcccctccttgtgcaaggtgtcaatggtcgtcttttggacagctgtcaagtcagcagtcttccccatgattgtgtagcctacagaactagactgagagaccatttaaaggcctttgcaggtgttttgagttaattagctgattagagtgtggcaccaggtgtcttcaatattgaaccttttcacaatattcatattttctgatactgattttggggttttcattagttgtcagttataatcatcaatattaaaaggaatgaacacttgaaatatatcagtctgtgtggaatgaatgtatacattatacaagtttaactttttgaatggaattactgaaataaattatcttgatgatattctaattatatgaccagcccTTGTATACTCTAACTAAtgtattaatgttttttatacAAATTCTATGGCATCTTGAATAAAAAATGAGAATGAAGATAAAGTGATATTGCTGCTTTAGTAATTATATGCCACTTACGCCAAGCTTTACACCCTGATGCAGAGGATCTGTTCTATCTAGGCCGTTTGAGCAATCTGTCAGTATTCAAAAGTAATGTGTTCATAGCCAGCTATGAAGACATACTAATACCATGACTAGTGCGGTAAAACCTCTGTTGACGTcctttttataattatttctgtagttaaataataattatagcaaagatggtttttgtttttatattttgggaTTTGGGTTCCCAGGATGGATCACATGAAGATGATTGTGGTCTTGGTGTCActggaaaacaagaaaactgcAGTAGAGGTCACTCTCAACAACAGGTGATCACAAATATAGCAAAGGAAGTTAAAACCAACACATTAATTTGTTATCTGACAGAGTTAAAGAGTCTGATCTCTTAAAATCCTACCAAAAGTTCAAAaggttgtgattttatttatatgttttggAACTCAAACTATTTGTTGTTGAAAGCTTTACCGCAACAAATCTACCCAGAGAccattgtttgtttcttttaggGGATATCTAAAAATGCACAACACTCACCAATAATATAAACCTTTCCTAAGTCATTGCAGCAATGGCAGCCAATAAGTGCAGTAGTGGCAAACCGCGCCCCCTTGTGTCACTTTGGTCCAACAAATTGCTATTCTGTATTCCATGTGAAAAAGCTATGTATAgcttaattaataaaaaaccCAATACATTTAACAAAGTTAACGGTTggaaaaatgtatctttttagctatttctgtgtgtgtttattggttATATCTGTCTTTGATTTTGGTTTAATATTCTAACTACTATGCTATAAAACATGCTTTGTGTCAATTATTATAAAGTGGAGGGATATTATTTTTTGTCAATtattaaaaagattttaaaaaaaacaacagataaaaacaaaaaatctctTTGATCTCCACAAATATTCATATCCATCAGCTGCAACTTAAAGAAATACATCATGGTATATATTTTCATTGGAAGATGGGGACAAGGCTTAAAGTTGGACTCGAACCAAGTATTCCAATCTCAACAGCTAGTTTCACCAGCTGATTTCTGCCATGCCTGAGTTTTCAGCAGCGAGAGGAGGGACGTATATGGGTGGATCCAGTTTCTCATTGAATATTCCTGTGGTGAATTGAGCCCTGCTGCACTGAGTGATTGCTGTTCCCTGCAGTATCAATAATACAGGAGGAAGTTATTGTCCCTGTGCAGGCCACAGTATCATACAGCTAAAGCAAGTGGAGGGAGGGGGGTGGTCCTTTCACTCAGCCCTCTTGGGTTTCAGGGCCTGCAGACAGTGGTCTGACTCTGGGGAGCCTGCTGCTGTGCCTTTGCACAGGGCTCAATTGTATGTGCGCCTGGCTGAGGGATAAATGTGTCTAAACAGTGACAACCTGCAGAGTCCTGCTGGCTCAGCGCTGTTGGTAAGACTACACCCCCAACAAACCCAGAGTCAACAAGATGAGTCCCAGCTGAGAGACAGCTCAATAGGGAATCAGTCAGTGGGAGACATCAGACAGTTAGAGAATGGGATAGATATCCTGGGTGTGATTAACATGATCCAGATTTTCACCTTGTTTGAGCACCTAGCTGAGTGCTGTGACCTTCCTGCAGCCTCACGATGCTCCAAAACACTGAACTGGGAATCCATGAAACTATTTATTGTACATCCAAATACAAGCAGTGAACTGAGAGACAAGTACTTCTTTATGTTAAAGGATTACATACACCGTAGCTTAACCACACTGCTCCCTCCTTTTCCTCTGCACATTGCTATAGAAAACAGCCAACCACCATACTGTAGCATGACAAGATAACTTCTGAAATATGAAGTCAAGCATCAACCCTAAACCCCAGATACAAAAAGCAAGTGCCCCTAACAGCTAAAAGCACAGAGAGagcgatagagagagagaaagaaagaggacacAGATGGGAGGGGTGCAGGAGGAGAGAGTGAAAGGTAGAGAAAGTCGGAGTGATGATGAAACAGAGAGTGGCGCTCAGAAAGAGGTCAGCTCTGAGCGTGTTGACACCACAGAGTTGGAGAAGCTGGCTCAAGCTTGAAAGGATTCTTAAAGAAATTAATGGGCTGTAACTGCTGGTGAGtaatgatttgattttttctcaaatgtaaatTATTGTGAGTGATTGATCaaatttctatttaaaaaaatattttaaacagtaGCAGATGCATCCTTTGCTATATTTGTTAAACTGTGATCTCTTTAATAAAGAGAGCTGTATATATAActgtgtatttaaatattttacctcATTTTCATAACTTTTCTTTGGCCACGATTTTCATCACACATGGATCTACTTTTAAAActtcattatgttgttttttttaagttaagtaCATCACTGATACTTTTTTTAGTAACCATGCATTGAAAGTGGTATGGTGACATGGTGGCCAGTCATTAAGGTTTAATCTCCCCTCTCTGCTGGGATACTTAACTCCTTGAGTCCATCCCATCGctggaaatgaaaagaaagcagCAACCATTTAAACACGAGGCTGTTGTGAATTCAATAGGAAAAGCAGCCTGAAGACAAAGATGTGGCACCACTGTATCACTGTGCATGTTGGCATTAGATGAAGATGGCAGAGAAAGGGCCCAGGATGGCCACTCttacattcacaagcatcaTAGTTTGTGCTGTGTTACTGGGACAAGGATCCCCTGAGAAGACAGGTGAGTGCATCACTGAATACAAATCTGTATGTTTATTACTACATGTGTTTATTACATGATGCTGTCTCAAGCTGTCTCTAATGGGACTCTTTCAGGAAGTGGTAAAGAAGACCAGAGAGATGCCATTCTTAAGGAGATCCTTTCAAAATGGAGTACAGGAAGTGGTTGGAAACCTCAGAAAGCTCCTCCAGAAACAAACAAGGACCAGTCTGTGCACCCTTGGGTGAGGAATATCATGGGGAGCCTTAAAACACTCGGCCTACTTCCCAGCAAGAACCTGCCTTCATTAAAAAAGCCAATTGACAGGCACCGTCTCTCTGGCTTCCTCTACAACATCTCTCTGTACCTCCAAGAGATGGGTGCTGAGCTGGAGGAGGCACCAGTGGAGCCAGATGAGGGGCAGCTGTGGGAGAAGGTGCTGCATTACTTCCTGCAGTCTGAAGGTAGCGCTGTGCTGAACCAGTGGAACGGCCGGGTGCCACCCCGACCCAGTGTCAGACTGCAGGACTGGTTTTTGTCTCTGAGGGGCAGCCCTCACTGGGACTGGCTTCTGGGGCTGCTGCAGAGTTTGATCACTCTATCAGAGCGTCAGCTCCAAAAGCCCCTCTTGACTTACTTATCTCAGAACTGGAGGACGGTGAGCGCTGTGCTGGAAGCTGTGCTCCAGGCTCTGGTCAGTGGGACTTATGGCCAGGCCAGCGCCGGCCTGCAGGGCTTCATCTGTGCTCTGAAGGGTCGTAGTGACTGCACCTTCAGTGTGAACTGGCTTCAGCAGCTGCTGCGTTTCCTTGAAACACGCAACTGGAAGCCTGTGGTCAGTTTACACCCAGCAGGGGAAGATGCTGAACACAGTAGGGGCTCAAGTGTGTTTGGACGTTTAAAGCCCTTCAGCTTGCCTCCTGAGGCCATGAGGCAGGATGGGCTGTCTGCAAATGCATCTCTGGAAGACATGATGGCCAGAGAGGATGATCCGGACTCCATGCAGAGTTTACTGTTGCAGGCGTTGTCACGCTCAAGTGGAGGAGAGCGAGGTAGCTACCTGGCACAGAAGAATCTAGCTCTGGTGCAGAGTTTGGATGGGCTGAGGAAGGGCCTTCTGCACAGGGTGGGTAGTTCTGTCTACGGTAACCTGAGAAAAAAAGTATCACGAGTAACCATGGCGCTGCTTGATGATGTCAGCAGTCTGGTGGACGTGCCACAGCCCAACGCTCAGGGCCGGTGCTCAGTTGGTGAGTATGTGGAGCAGTTGGCCTCAGAGGTTGTTTGCACAATCATAAGAGAAGAGAAGTCACTAACATTTGACAAAAAGAGGAGTTAAAAACTAAACTTGGCTCATCACACAGAACAACAGGCCTCATTCAGAGCTGTCAGAAAAGTTATATGGATTCATAAACACAATCTAATTATAGAATTAGATAATTAAGAAAGTGCACCCTCCAAATATAATTCACATTATGGATGCTCCTGTATGCGGTTGCACTTTGTGTGCTATTAATGAAATAAGTAAATCCTGCATTGTTATTCACAGAGAAAAACCCTTGTTAAGAGTCTCATACGTTTGGCCCTGGTTTCACCTGAAAGATACAGGTGACACAGTGACAGTGACTGACACTGCTTTAAAATCTTTATAATCATCCTGGCCGGTGAAAGCATCTGTTGTTAGCCCAGCCAATCTCTTTATCCTCTCCCTGATGTCAGTAACTTTATATCTTGGTCATTGTAAGCTGAGCTGCACTGTTGCATCAGGCATAGTTGTGAACTGCAGGAGCTTCCAGTTCATTTTTCCAACACTCGTTCACTTTGATTTTCCTAATATTTGCTTTTCATGTGTCTTTTTAAAGGTGACCTGAGACAACTGATCTTATGGTGAGATATTTTAGGAATATGACTCACTGTGTCACAGCAGTCCACATATTTGACAGTAAATATTAGCATAAATAGATTCATATTTCTGCCATTGTTTTGTGACTGCATATGTAGGGGGATAAGACATAATGTGACGTGGAACACTCAGGCTTTGGGCGTTAAGTCCCATGGTCTCCCAAGCTCACTCCCATTCCTGTCCTGCCCCTCCACTGAAAGAGATGAACTAAGATCACGACTAACACCAGCCCACTCATCTCCAGAAACAACCTCCTCTTCACGAATAATCTCCAAACAAAAACGGCTTCATGAACCCTCTCACCGCTCCCAGCTCAACCAGCCACCAACAGAGAGAACAAGCGAGAACAGGAACCAGCAGAAAGAGATGGAGCACTCCACCTCTATAGAAATACTGGAGGCAGCCTGTAATGAGTCAATCCCAGGCTTGACAGGCGTCTCCAACTTCACTGTGTTCTTGTACTGTAAACTGTTTGAAGGGGAGAACGGGTCAGTTGACCCTGCAGTTGCCCAGATGGGGCTCGACCTGCACGCCACATGCTCTGATGCAGCTTGGTACCTGTCGGCTGCTGAGGAGGATTTTTTCTGGGTTCATGTCTGCAGTGAGTTCTTTGCCCATGAATTCAACAACACGGTGTGTGCCAACTCCTCTTTCTGGCTGCAGAGAGCACATCAGGTAATGGATCACTCAAATGTTTTCTGGGAACTTTTTGCTAAATATCTGTTGGGTGACCAGGCATACCGAGGACATGCTACAGTatgttgttggtttttaatCACAATTAATTCTTCTTCATTTTGACTTATTCTAACTTTAATATTTGCAGGCTGTACTGACAAAGGACTACCAATTTTTCAACCAGACAAACATAGACGACCTGTGTGTGCAGCTTTCGGGTGAGGCGACAGGAAGTCCAGGACCCGATGAGAAGTGCCTGGCACAGTTGGGCAGCAGGTTGCTCAGTGCCCAGGCTTTCAGAGACTGCTTCCTGCCCAACAACTCTGTCCTGGTCTCAGCTTTGTGCGGGAGAGAGTCCCCGGACTTGCACCAATCCTTGCCAGAGGGCAGCTGGGCCGCAGCGTACTGCTCCAAAATACACAACTTCTCCCATGTTGACACCATAGAGGAGACTTGTCAGTACAGGATGTGGGCTGTGCATCAATTCACCAACTCCACCCTTCTGGAGCTCTGTGAGCAGACACCCGGGCTGAGAGAGTACATTTGTCTGAATGCCATACTCTACAATCAGCTGTTAAGATTGATGCCTCAGTTTGCAGATGTCTGTGCTGATCTGCAGGCAGAAATGGAGGACAGGAAGTGCTTCCTGCAGAGGTTTTTTGACATGCTCCCAGCGCCATATGAGTTTGACACATCGCAGCTATGTGTGGACCCAGCTCCACTGCTGGTGGAGGTTCTACACaagctgagtgtgtgtgaggtcGAGGGAGGGGAGCAACAGGGTTTTTTGGTAGCGCTGGGCTATTTACTGCGAGTCCTGGACTTCATGGTGGGCCTCTCTTCGGGTCTGGACGAAGGGGAACGAGAGGTGAGACAGGGTCTGGGTCAGGCCATCCTCCTCTCCAGTCTCCTTGATAACGCCTCCTGGGCCACACTTCAGCCAGAAGCCTCCATGAGTGTCCTTCACACTGTGGGAGTCTTCCTCCGCAGAGAGCGGAACGCCACTCTTAAAGAGAGCCTGCTGAGCTGCTTCAGTGTAAGATggctgactgacacacacacacacacacacacacacacacacacacacatacacacacacatacacacacaaagcaaagaGTGAATAAcctgtttctgctgttgctaAATCAGCCCGTCTTGTGGGACCTCATCCAGCGGGACGACAACTCATCTGCTCTCAGGGTTCTGCTGCAGGTACTGGCCTGCGCAGCTACATTCACTTTCACAGCAGATCTGCTCACTGAACTTTATATTCAGAGTGAATCACTTTGTCTCACCAGGAGTACCTCCAGATGCCAAGAGACAGCATTCGCACTCTAGTGATGTCTGCCGAAAAAGACGCTGTGAAGAGATTTCTCTCCCACATGCATCAAAGTTGGGACCAACTACAAGTTGAAACCGGCCAGGTTTGTTCACAAACTCCCAACAAAACACTATTAAGATAATTGTGCCTTTATCTCTACAAGATACAATTATTTTGACTACAGTTCTATTCTATTGCCCTTTCTTGTGCTGTctcatttttatgcatttgaaTCTATGTCACAGACCATGTATTCAGTTGAACAGTTTCTGTTCTGCTCTTTTGTTTTATCTGTCAGGCATCTCAAAAAGAGTTGCAGGCTATGGAAACAATGACCGCTGCTTTCATCCACAAGTTCCCCCGAGTGACCCCAGAATTGTTTGTGGACCTTTCTCAGTTCATTCCCTTCATGTCTGTTTCTGACATCATGAATTTCCCAGCCTCCCTGATAGTCAACGACAGCGTGTGAGTTACTGACCCACGAGATGATtgcatttactttggtatgtctTTCCTGCTGCTAATGGCTTCTGCGTTGCTCTTCAGGTTGACAGCGATTCGTGACCACAGCTCAGGGATGAAGTCGCTGCAGAAAAAGGCCTTTGTGAAAAGACTCCTGCAGTCGAGTGTGGTGGGGGATGTCCCCACGTGGCCACCATACTTTCTCAGTTCCATCCTCCCGCTTCTGCCTTACCTCCCAGTCAGTCATTTTCAGCAACTGACATCACAACAGGTTAGAGGCCATTTCACAGATTAAAGTAACTCTTAATTGTCTCTTTCACAGATGTAAGTCATCTCAGACATGGTCAGGTGATTAGAAAGACATTGTTTGGGGTTCTTACATATGTACAGATgacaaattaaaaggaaaaccTAAATAAATGAGTGGAGAAACAGATACTTCCATACAAGGCACAAGGACCAGAGAAAATATGTGAATTAAATGCTATGGCcttcacagtcaccagatctaaaCTCAGTTTAACCCTTATGGGAGATATTGGAGAAAATTGTTCTCCACCACCATCAAACACCAAACCACCTTGCCAAGGCCCTTGTTTTGTGATTTGTCACCCAACTGTGTGTagttggtgaattttgtttttagGTTGTTTCAACATTTAATCTGTTGTCTCTTTTAGCTTACTCCTCTGGTAGAGTTGCTAGGCAACGGCAGTCTGGATGGTGTAAGGGGACGCCATGTGCTCCGGGCGCTCTTCAACAAGAAGAAGAATCTGACCAGTGATTACATATCTAGGTGAGACCTAGATACTTAATgtttatgcatgtatgtatatcTTTATAAGAACAGCACTACAAGGCTGACGTCATTTTTCTGTACTCCAACATGTTTCAAAGGTGATGGTTCAGAGCTTCAGTTCTGCACTGTTGCTTTGTGTTTGGCCACGGTCCTATGTTTAACTAAGTTTGATCATCTGAGGACATACTTGACAGCGTGTGCCTGTTTATATGACCCCTTAGGGAGATTTTTTCTTGACATCCGTCATAGTTTGTTCAGGTGTTGGTGCGTGGTGGTGCGTGGTGTGTGgcaaaaagagaggaaaaaaaagacagataatGTCTTTTTGCAGGTTAGGAGTCCTTGCATGTTACTTGAACCCCGTGGATCTGGGTTCATTTCTTCAGGACTCAGCTGTGTCCTCAGCTCTCTGGCAGCAGCTGGCTCAGTGCATGTCCAAGGGGTTCATCAGTGCCAGCGGCAGGGTAAGCAGCACATGCTCTGGTCCACCATAGATTGTTTTGTTCCACACAATGTCTGACTAACTCTGTTTAACTGTTTTTCATGGACAGCTGTCCTCTTGGTTGATACCAGCTGTTCAGAACCTGAACGTCAGCAGCATGTCTCCCACAGAGCTGTCTGCCCTCAGTGGTCTGTTACCTCAGTTAGGAGCTCCCTTCCTGCTGTCAATCCCCTCACAACAACTCCTCGAAATCCTCTCACAACCAGGATTACACAGATATTCCCCAGCACAGGTCAGCAGGGAATTTGTTCCACATGTGACTTCTTGTTATAATTATCTTGGTTAAAGTTGTATTAagtttattttgtagttttttacaTTAGTAAGATGATATTGTCTTCTACCTGCCATAGTTTTCAAGTGTAActgaaaatgtctaaaaattagTTGCATTTCTGTGAAAGTTTCCAAATTTGATTGAAAGTAAAGTTAAGGCAATCTCAATAAGGTGTTTTCTCTAAGATGCTACATGGAACCCTGATGCATCACCCCTTTTCACAAAAAAGAACAGGTAGCCTTGATGATGTGCTGCGGGATTTTTGTCATAACTGCAAATCTACAATGAATTAGCTTCCACATTTAAACAGGATAAACACTGATGAAATATGTGACCTTTAACCAAAATGCTGAAGTCTCTTAAAATGCCAATATTTTTGTATGGACTcttgttataaaaaaaaaaaaaaaaattctttccacaggcttttcaaatgttatccaAGATTTCCAAGGACACCAATGTAagtacacacattttcaaaatgtttttgctaAATTTCAGCCAAAAGCACTATCACcactgtgtttctctttccCTGCCAGTTCACCATGGAAAAACTGTGCAGACTGAAGGCATTACACACTGGTCTCTCCCCTGCTGTACTAAGCAGAGACCTCCAGTGGCCTGAGATCAGTGAAGCTGCCCATTGCCACTGCTGGAGAACGCTGCTAACTGAACTTAAGCCTGGCCATAGAGCCATGCTATACAATGCAATGCAGGAGGTGATTGTGCTATTATCTGTCCATGATTTTTCTTTCATTCCCTCCTTATAATTAGCTGTGACTCACCTTGTTGTCACTTGTTGAGTAGATTGACACAATGGAGGTGGAGGTTTTGGCAGTAGGTATGACTCAACATCACCATCCTTTTTAATCTTGCAGAATGTGTAAGAAGCCTAAAATGTACTGGAAAATATATCAttaagtaaaaacacaaaaagtctGGCCAGTGTAACTTTAATCCTGCTAATCTGGCACTAGGGTTTCCAGAAGCTGTTCATTTGATCCACACATGTGAAacctgctttgtgttttttaaagggcTTTTAGGTCTAAATTtacagtgttgttttgttgtcGTATGTTATCAGGCTTTACACAGAGACTTGCAGAACATCACTCATCGGGTAAACTGTCTATTACCATTTGTCCCTCTGAGGAAGCTGAAGGAAATCTTCAATGGAGAAACAATCCTGAGAGAAATCAGCCTGTACAGAGACATGCAGTGGTCACCACAGCAGGTGCACATTTTACTTTATTCTGCCTTTGTATGCTGTTTAACATTGCATTGAGATGACAACAATGGCCTGGCAGTTCTCTGACTAGAGAGGAAAATGTTAACAGCTTCAGTTTTCGGTTTCATTAATCTGCAACTCATTGGATATGCTTCAGATGAGTCTTTCAGGATATTAATACTCCATACACGTCAGACGCCATCAAGCTAATTAGTTTGGATGTCGTACAATGGTGTGGAAGAGTATGGCATAAATTAATAATAGCTACCTTAAAGGGATTTTTGTCACAGCCAAGAGTGTATTTTACTGCCTGTTCTCGCCTAACAAGACCTGGGTCAAATCAATAAACATTGCCCTTTTCCATTAGTTACTGCACTGAAATATATTGTGGCACTGAATATTAAacctaaaatattttgtttagatAACTCTaaagttaatatttttatacatgTGTTATTAGTGTGATCacaaatttataaaaataattttatagtCAGTTTGAGGAATATTTTGCAAGATTGTAATTACTGGTATAATTAAACTCTAATTCCATGTGTAGGCCTGATATAATTTTAAGCCCCCTGTTGTTTCTGAAGTCAGTTACTTGAAACTGATATCTCtgcacacatatacaaaatAGTATATCTAATGTGGCACAGCCACATATTGCATTCCAAATCCAGTCTGGTCATTTTTCACTGTGTAGATGGAGTTGTACAGCTTTTTAAGAAAACTAAAAGTTTGAAGCCATCCCTAAAGCTTTAATGTTCATTTCACTTGCTGCAATAAGAAAAGGTTGGATAGAACAATACTGTGTTCAAAATGGAaaggattcatcatctgggaaACATGAATGTTGGCCATACAGCAGGTGTGATGGAATAACAAATGCCAATTACCAGGAACTCAACTTCCACAGCAGTTTGACCAGTTACTGTGAAAAATGTCTCACTCTGGACCAATATGTTGGACTTGACATCCTTAAAGTTGCTGAAGATATATTGTGAGCCAGCTGTCAAGTGAGAGGAAAAAGGTTTTCAGAGTTTTAAATAGCAATGTTTAATGAGATGTTTAATGCATCCAACGTGTGAACACAAgcaatgccaacaccaaatctgaaggacaGCATgctttggtcccttttatgtttctgtcttacTCCTAGTTCCTGTAGGTTTCTCTCTTAGGTCATATTTAGCTagccttaacctagaacaacaaTTTCTATCTGATGTTTATTCTCCAGTGCTACATCATACTGGAATCTCTTACAGTCaatgagttgtactctaatctgggGAGTCAGTAAATTCTTGTGAACATTCT is a window from the Micropterus dolomieu isolate WLL.071019.BEF.003 ecotype Adirondacks linkage group LG20, ASM2129224v1, whole genome shotgun sequence genome containing:
- the LOC123959032 gene encoding stereocilin — translated: MKMAEKGPRMATLTFTSIIVCAVLLGQGSPEKTGSGKEDQRDAILKEILSKWSTGSGWKPQKAPPETNKDQSVHPWVRNIMGSLKTLGLLPSKNLPSLKKPIDRHRLSGFLYNISLYLQEMGAELEEAPVEPDEGQLWEKVLHYFLQSEGSAVLNQWNGRVPPRPSVRLQDWFLSLRGSPHWDWLLGLLQSLITLSERQLQKPLLTYLSQNWRTVSAVLEAVLQALVSGTYGQASAGLQGFICALKGRSDCTFSVNWLQQLLRFLETRNWKPVVSLHPAGEDAEHSRGSSVFGRLKPFSLPPEAMRQDGLSANASLEDMMAREDDPDSMQSLLLQALSRSSGGERGSYLAQKNLALVQSLDGLRKGLLHRVGSSVYGNLRKKVSRVTMALLDDVSSLVDVPQPNAQGRCSVGDLRQLILWGIRHNVTWNTQALGVKSHGLPSSLPFLSCPSTERDELRSRLTPAHSSPETTSSSRIISKQKRLHEPSHRSQLNQPPTERTSENRNQQKEMEHSTSIEILEAACNESIPGLTGVSNFTVFLYCKLFEGENGSVDPAVAQMGLDLHATCSDAAWYLSAAEEDFFWVHVCSEFFAHEFNNTVCANSSFWLQRAHQAVLTKDYQFFNQTNIDDLCVQLSGEATGSPGPDEKCLAQLGSRLLSAQAFRDCFLPNNSVLVSALCGRESPDLHQSLPEGSWAAAYCSKIHNFSHVDTIEETCQYRMWAVHQFTNSTLLELCEQTPGLREYICLNAILYNQLLRLMPQFADVCADLQAEMEDRKCFLQRFFDMLPAPYEFDTSQLCVDPAPLLVEVLHKLSVCEVEGGEQQGFLVALGYLLRVLDFMVGLSSGLDEGEREVRQGLGQAILLSSLLDNASWATLQPEASMSVLHTVGVFLRRERNATLKESLLSCFSPVLWDLIQRDDNSSALRVLLQEYLQMPRDSIRTLVMSAEKDAVKRFLSHMHQSWDQLQVETGQASQKELQAMETMTAAFIHKFPRVTPELFVDLSQFIPFMSVSDIMNFPASLIVNDSVLTAIRDHSSGMKSLQKKAFVKRLLQSSVVGDVPTWPPYFLSSILPLLPYLPVSHFQQLTSQQLTPLVELLGNGSLDGVRGRHVLRALFNKKKNLTSDYISRLGVLACYLNPVDLGSFLQDSAVSSALWQQLAQCMSKGFISASGRLSSWLIPAVQNLNVSSMSPTELSALSGLLPQLGAPFLLSIPSQQLLEILSQPGLHRYSPAQAFQMLSKISKDTNFTMEKLCRLKALHTGLSPAVLSRDLQWPEISEAAHCHCWRTLLTELKPGHRAMLYNAMQEALHRDLQNITHRVNCLLPFVPLRKLKEIFNGETILREISLYRDMQWSPQQAQHLFKMIHNFQNITSKMVRELGHIASGLSCDSLRLWSNDTDFVELLQFVSELPGGVRPALRKCIVDELRKQPELNLSALSAAFAATLPVTMIENLSNASFRTILGYIQAHFADFLRLPRYKQTNLAEKVVSELGSSQAEGEIDGTTLDVLGPLLPFLDRDSLALVDRRAVALRLEEMRSFCLPKQALRDISALLTQKDLLGEPSKWQVGDVEHLGRLVFSLSTKQINSIPLTVLNKDTVEQVLVGQSHWEDSVVGGLCLTQCMDQRRLRQQTQSLIRGIVKARSRRAKVPVPSCADIRGTFPSAWTSTQLSRMSQEDLKQCVEVFAQDASMSSEQRRALWLKLRQLFSPVKELRAHQVLALGSLVTEMGERELHDANLTDLGVLAHLGTLTDWSPRKMRAVVLGVMRKRKLKVEQLAAADLATCGHLICGLYPSEIKRLSPYNLSMAVPFLREMSLPCTEQQMEVLTSRLSRPEAFGPVSAWGPEVFTEIGTLAVGLEDMVLSALVQEQVEGITPEAIALMSPKQMAVAFSAVQLSWLSAEQAWAVSEEQWEELDTEQRHAVGLARYEGDVLLELRGRNLAPATLNADCFIVRSLGLCLLFYQLI